In the genome of Candidatus Polarisedimenticolia bacterium, the window TCGACCGGCCGGTGCCGGACGGCGGCGCCCGCGGGATCCTTGCCCAGGAAGTTGTCTCCTTTCCAATTGCGCGACGGGCGGATGGGCCTGGGGACGAACCCTCCTCCGCAGTTCGGGCAGACGTTGCCGAGCACCGCGTCGACGCACGTCGCGCAGAACGTGCATTCATACGAGCAGATACGCGCTTCGAGCGAGTCGGGCGGCAGGCGCTTGTTGCAATGCTCGCAGGTCGGACGAAGCTCCAGCATCGTGATCCCCCCGCTCAATCCCTCAATGGCCTTCGATTCCCTCAGGATAACGGTCCGCCACGAGATTCAGTCGCACGTCGTGCTCGAGGAGCGCTTTGAGCCCCGCGAGCACCAGAGAGAATCCCTGGGTCGAGCCGGTCGCCTGTTTCACGAGCTCGTCGCCGTCGCCCTTGAAGCCGGACTCGGTAATCCCGACGAACGTGGTCCCGTCCGGGCGGGAAGTGAACGTCCATTCCACGGTGGCGGGACCGCCGGCTGCCGGCCACTCGATCACGATGCGGCGGTTCGGCTCGACGGCTTTGACGGTCACCGGAACCGAGATGCCGTACATTTCCCAGTCCCATTGGACCTGCCGGCCGGCTTCGAGGCGGCCGGTGCTCTTGGTGAACCAGAATTTCGCCGTGACGTCGGGGTTCACGAACGCGTCGAAAACCCTGGCCACGGGCTGGCGGATGAGCATTCCGGTCCTGGATACGGGCGCTTGGGTCAGCTTCAAATCGTCCATGCGGCCTCCTTTCGCGGCGCCTGTCCGGCCGGGCGGCCGGATGCGGCGCCGGGGCATCTCGACCCCACGGCAACGGAACGGGCCATCAAATCCCCGGCTCGCTTCGACTATAAGCGAGCCGGGGAAGGATGACGAGATCGCCCGATCTGAACGCCGCGGCCGGCCGCCCCGTGAGCGCTTTTTCGGGAGCCGGGCCTGGCTATCGCTCGACGGCTTTGAACCGATCCACCGCCCACTGGGGAGGCTCCGGATCGTCATTGAAGCGGATCGTCATCCCCTCGCTCTTCGCCCATCTCCAGAGCCACGTCGGACCGAAGGTCGTCACGAAGGTGTCCCGGATCCGATACGCCGGATCGGCCATCGCCGCGTCGAGGCTCACGAATCGGTAGCCGCGCCCTTCCAGCCGGGTCAGCAGCTCGTCGAGCGCGTCGGCGTTGAGGTCGTTGGCGTGGAGCAGGATCGTCTGGGGAATGTCGCGCCCGAACATCTCCCGCGACACGCGCTCGGCGAACTCCGTAGCGCGGATCACGAAGTCCACGTAGGACGAGCGCCAGCGCGCCGCGGACGGCCGATCCTCGCCGGGCAGTTGAACGTAGCCGGCGTTGAAAACGTAGTCCTCGCTGTCGATGGTGTGCGGCGCCATTTTGTAGCCGCGGGCGGCGAGGAACGCCTCGATGGCCTCCTTCTTCTCCCGGGTGTCCCCCGTGTGCGTCTTGGGAGGCCGGAAGTAGAGTTGGTAGGGTTCGCGGGGTTTCATCAGCCGGCGCGTAACGACCTCCCCCCTCAGGATCTCCGCTTCGAACTCCTGCACGCTGGTCGCGTTGAAATCGGCGTGCGAGTAGGTGTGATTGCCGAGGAGGACCCCCGCTTTGACCCATCGTCTCAGCAGGGCGGTCCGTGCCTTCGTCTCCGGGCCGTTCCCGAGCTTCGCTTCGTTCACGAAGGCCGCCGCGGGCGCGTGGTGCGACGACAGCATGCGCAGCAGGGCCGCCGTCGCGCGCTTCCCCCGGGCCACGTCGACCGCGGCGGCCGGCGCGGCATACGCGTACGGGAGGTCGTCGAACGTCAGAGCCATGGAGCGGGTGTTCCGGGCCGCTTCCGGCGCGTCCGCGGGAAGGATCGTCTGAACCGACGCGAGGGACGCCACGCCCGCCGCGAGCGCCGCGAGCATGAATGCGTTGATGGTTTTCACGAGTGTGCTGCGCATAAAAAGGTTGCGGCGCCGCCACTCCGGCGCGCCGGAAGCCATGGCTGCACCGGTTGCCGCGGCAAGCCTCAGCCGGAAAGCCGGGCGCGTACCGTCGCGAGGATCTTTGGACTTGAAGGAAGCAGGCCCAGCACGGCGCGCGCCCCTCCATCGACGACGGTCTCGCCGTCCACCAGCACCTTGAATTCTC includes:
- a CDS encoding polysaccharide deacetylase family protein, with translation MKTINAFMLAALAAGVASLASVQTILPADAPEAARNTRSMALTFDDLPYAYAAPAAAVDVARGKRATAALLRMLSSHHAPAAAFVNEAKLGNGPETKARTALLRRWVKAGVLLGNHTYSHADFNATSVQEFEAEILRGEVVTRRLMKPREPYQLYFRPPKTHTGDTREKKEAIEAFLAARGYKMAPHTIDSEDYVFNAGYVQLPGEDRPSAARWRSSYVDFVIRATEFAERVSREMFGRDIPQTILLHANDLNADALDELLTRLEGRGYRFVSLDAAMADPAYRIRDTFVTTFGPTWLWRWAKSEGMTIRFNDDPEPPQWAVDRFKAVER
- a CDS encoding DUF1272 domain-containing protein, whose product is MLELRPTCEHCNKRLPPDSLEARICSYECTFCATCVDAVLGNVCPNCGGGFVPRPIRPSRNWKGDNFLGKDPAGAAVRHRPVDAAAHASFSSPLRNIPPEKR
- a CDS encoding SRPBCC family protein, which gives rise to MDDLKLTQAPVSRTGMLIRQPVARVFDAFVNPDVTAKFWFTKSTGRLEAGRQVQWDWEMYGISVPVTVKAVEPNRRIVIEWPAAGGPATVEWTFTSRPDGTTFVGITESGFKGDGDELVKQATGSTQGFSLVLAGLKALLEHDVRLNLVADRYPEGIEGH